In Myotis daubentonii chromosome 6, mMyoDau2.1, whole genome shotgun sequence, a genomic segment contains:
- the PEX3 gene encoding peroxisomal biogenesis factor 3 isoform X2, with protein MLRSTWNFLKRHKKKCIFLGTVLGVLSMLPTLREALMQQLNSESLTALLKNRPSNKLEIWEDLKIISFTRSIVAVYSTCMLVVLLRVQLNIIGGYIYLDNAAVGKNGTTVLAPPDVQQQYLSSIQHLLGDGLTELITVIKQAVHKTLGSVSLKHSLSLLDLEQNLKEIRNLVEEHNSSSWTNNNGYKSLLCHYMMPDEETPLAVQACGLSPRDVTTIKLLNETRDMLESPDFSTVLNTCLNRGFSRLLDNMAEFFRPTEQDLQHGNSMNSLSSVSLPLAKIIPIVNGQIHSVCSETPSHFVQDLLMMEQVKDFAANVYEAFSTSQQLEK; from the exons TGCTGTCCATGCTTCCAACACTGAGAGAGGCCTTAATGCAGCAACTCAATTCTGAGAGCCTCACAGCTCTGCTAAAAAACAG gccTTCAAACAAGTTAGAAATATGGGAAGATCTGAAGATAATAA gTTTTACAAGAAGTATTGTAGCTGTATATAGTACATGTATGCTGGTGGTTCTTTTGCGAGTCCAATTAAACATTATTGGTGGATATATTTACCTGGATAATGCAGCAGTTGGCAAAAATGGCACT ACAGTCCTTGCTCCCCCAGATGTCCAACAGCAATATTTATCAAGTATTCAACACCTCCTTGGAGATG gcCTGACAGAGCTGATCACTGTCATTAAACAAGCTGTGCATAAGACTTTAGGAAG TGTTTCTCTTAAACATTCTTTGTCCCTTTTGGACTTGGAGCAAAATCTGAAAGAAATCAGAAATCTCGTTGAGGAGCATAATTCTTCCTCTTGGACTAATAACAATGGATATAAATCTTTATTATGCCATTATATGATGCCAGATGAAGAAACTCCATTAGCGGTTCAG GCCTGTGGGCTTTCTCCTAGAGATGTTACCACTATTAAATTACTCAATGAAACTAGAGACATGTTGGAAAG TCCAGATTTTAGTACAGTTTTGAATACCTGTTTAAACCGAGGTTTTAGTAGACTGCTAGACAATATGGCTGAGTTCTTTCGACCTACGGAACAGGACCTGCAGCATGGGAACTCCATGAATAG TCTTTCCAGTGTCAGCCTGCCTTTAGCTAAGATAATTCCAATAGTAAATGGACAGATCCATTCAGTTTGCAGTGAAACACCTAGTCATTTTGTTCAG GATCTGTTGATGATGGAGCAAGTGAAAGACTTTGCAGCTAATGTCTACGAAGCTTTTAGTACCTCTCAACAACTGGAGAAATGa
- the PEX3 gene encoding peroxisomal biogenesis factor 3 isoform X1, translating to MLRSTWNFLKRHKKKCIFLGTVLGGIYILGKYGQKKIREIQEKEAAEYIAQARRQYHFESNQRTCNMTVLSMLPTLREALMQQLNSESLTALLKNRPSNKLEIWEDLKIISFTRSIVAVYSTCMLVVLLRVQLNIIGGYIYLDNAAVGKNGTTVLAPPDVQQQYLSSIQHLLGDGLTELITVIKQAVHKTLGSVSLKHSLSLLDLEQNLKEIRNLVEEHNSSSWTNNNGYKSLLCHYMMPDEETPLAVQACGLSPRDVTTIKLLNETRDMLESPDFSTVLNTCLNRGFSRLLDNMAEFFRPTEQDLQHGNSMNSLSSVSLPLAKIIPIVNGQIHSVCSETPSHFVQDLLMMEQVKDFAANVYEAFSTSQQLEK from the exons gaaTATATATCCTGGGGAAATATGGACAGAAGaaaatcagagaaatacaagaaaAGGAGGCTGCAGAATATATTGCTCAAGCACGACGACAGTATCACTTTGAAAGTAACCAGAGGACTTGCAATATGACAG TGCTGTCCATGCTTCCAACACTGAGAGAGGCCTTAATGCAGCAACTCAATTCTGAGAGCCTCACAGCTCTGCTAAAAAACAG gccTTCAAACAAGTTAGAAATATGGGAAGATCTGAAGATAATAA gTTTTACAAGAAGTATTGTAGCTGTATATAGTACATGTATGCTGGTGGTTCTTTTGCGAGTCCAATTAAACATTATTGGTGGATATATTTACCTGGATAATGCAGCAGTTGGCAAAAATGGCACT ACAGTCCTTGCTCCCCCAGATGTCCAACAGCAATATTTATCAAGTATTCAACACCTCCTTGGAGATG gcCTGACAGAGCTGATCACTGTCATTAAACAAGCTGTGCATAAGACTTTAGGAAG TGTTTCTCTTAAACATTCTTTGTCCCTTTTGGACTTGGAGCAAAATCTGAAAGAAATCAGAAATCTCGTTGAGGAGCATAATTCTTCCTCTTGGACTAATAACAATGGATATAAATCTTTATTATGCCATTATATGATGCCAGATGAAGAAACTCCATTAGCGGTTCAG GCCTGTGGGCTTTCTCCTAGAGATGTTACCACTATTAAATTACTCAATGAAACTAGAGACATGTTGGAAAG TCCAGATTTTAGTACAGTTTTGAATACCTGTTTAAACCGAGGTTTTAGTAGACTGCTAGACAATATGGCTGAGTTCTTTCGACCTACGGAACAGGACCTGCAGCATGGGAACTCCATGAATAG TCTTTCCAGTGTCAGCCTGCCTTTAGCTAAGATAATTCCAATAGTAAATGGACAGATCCATTCAGTTTGCAGTGAAACACCTAGTCATTTTGTTCAG GATCTGTTGATGATGGAGCAAGTGAAAGACTTTGCAGCTAATGTCTACGAAGCTTTTAGTACCTCTCAACAACTGGAGAAATGa
- the PEX3 gene encoding peroxisomal biogenesis factor 3 isoform X3, whose amino-acid sequence MLRSTWNFLKRHKKKCIFLGTVLGGIYILGKYGQKKIREIQEKEAAEYIAQARRQYHFESNQRTCNMTVLSMLPTLREALMQQLNSESLTALLKNRPSNKLEIWEDLKIISFTRSIVAVYSTCMLVVLLRVQLNIIGGYIYLDNAAVGKNGTTVLAPPDVQQQYLSSIQHLLGDGLTELITVIKQAVHKTLGSVSLKHSLSLLDLEQNLKEIRNLVEEHNSSSWTNNNGYKSLLCHYMMPDEETPLAVQACGLSPRDVTTIKLLNETRDMLESPDFSTVLNTCLNRGFSRLLDNMAEFFRPTEQDLQHGNSMNRIC is encoded by the exons gaaTATATATCCTGGGGAAATATGGACAGAAGaaaatcagagaaatacaagaaaAGGAGGCTGCAGAATATATTGCTCAAGCACGACGACAGTATCACTTTGAAAGTAACCAGAGGACTTGCAATATGACAG TGCTGTCCATGCTTCCAACACTGAGAGAGGCCTTAATGCAGCAACTCAATTCTGAGAGCCTCACAGCTCTGCTAAAAAACAG gccTTCAAACAAGTTAGAAATATGGGAAGATCTGAAGATAATAA gTTTTACAAGAAGTATTGTAGCTGTATATAGTACATGTATGCTGGTGGTTCTTTTGCGAGTCCAATTAAACATTATTGGTGGATATATTTACCTGGATAATGCAGCAGTTGGCAAAAATGGCACT ACAGTCCTTGCTCCCCCAGATGTCCAACAGCAATATTTATCAAGTATTCAACACCTCCTTGGAGATG gcCTGACAGAGCTGATCACTGTCATTAAACAAGCTGTGCATAAGACTTTAGGAAG TGTTTCTCTTAAACATTCTTTGTCCCTTTTGGACTTGGAGCAAAATCTGAAAGAAATCAGAAATCTCGTTGAGGAGCATAATTCTTCCTCTTGGACTAATAACAATGGATATAAATCTTTATTATGCCATTATATGATGCCAGATGAAGAAACTCCATTAGCGGTTCAG GCCTGTGGGCTTTCTCCTAGAGATGTTACCACTATTAAATTACTCAATGAAACTAGAGACATGTTGGAAAG TCCAGATTTTAGTACAGTTTTGAATACCTGTTTAAACCGAGGTTTTAGTAGACTGCTAGACAATATGGCTGAGTTCTTTCGACCTACGGAACAGGACCTGCAGCATGGGAACTCCATGAATAG GATCTGTTGA